CTGAAAATTGAATATAGTGCTGTTTTCTGGTACAATGGAAGAAATATATTTTTGGGAGAATGATATGGCAACAATTATAGATGGAAAAGCCTTAGCTGTCAAAAAACAGACTGAATTAGTTGAAAAAGTTGAAAAATTAAAAGCTGAGACTGGTGTTGTGCCTGGTTTGGTCGTTATTCTTGTTGGTGATAACCCAGCTAGTCAAGTTTATGTCCGAAATAAAGAACGTTCTGCTAAGAAAGCAGGATTTTTAAGTGAAACTGTTCGCCTTTCAGAATTAATCAGTGAAGAAGAATTGATTCAAGTGATTGAACAATATAACGAAGATGACCGTTTCCATGGTATTTTGGTGCAATTGCCACTTCCTGCACACATTAATGATAAGCGTGTGATTTTAGCAATTGACCCTAAAAAAGACGTAGATGGTTTCCACCCAATCAATACAGGACACCTTTGGCATGGACGTCCTGTCATGATACCGTGTACGCCAGCTGGCATTATGGAATTGCTTCGTGAGTATGACATTGATTTAGAGGGTAAAACAGCTGTCATCATTGGTCGTTCAAATATCGTCGGAAAACCAATGGCGCAGCTATTATTGGACAAAAATGCAACGGTTACCTTGGCGCATTCTCGTACACGTCATTTGGCGCGTGTGACAAAACAAGCTGATGTTTTAATCGTGGCAATCGGTCAAGGACATTTTGTGACCAAAGAATTTGTGAAAGAAGGGGCAGTGGTTATTGATGTCGGTATGAACCGTGATGACAATGGTAAGCTCATTGGAGATGTTAAATTTGACGAAGTTGAACCACTTGCAAGTTTTATAACACCAGTACCTGGTGGTGTTGGTCCAATGACCATTACAATGCTTATGGAACAAACATATCAATCTGCCCTTAGAAGTGTGAAAACATGATTATTGATGAATTATTGGCGCGTCAAGTGATTACAAAGCGACAGCCACATTCTCACAAAGGAACATACGGTCGTGTTCTTTTAATTGGTGGATTTTACCCTTATGGTGGAGCGATTATCATGAGCGCCTTAGCCACGGTTAAAAGCGGTGCTGGATTAGTGACTGTGGCGACTGAGCGTGACAATATCGCAGCACTTCATAGCCATCTTCCAGAAGCTATGGCTTTTGATTGTGATGATAAGGAGCTATTTTATGAAAATTTGACCAAGGCTGATGTGGTTTTGATTGGTCCTGGTTTAGGGAAAAATAGCAAAGCAGAAGCCGTGTTTCAAATGGTTTTGGAGCATATTTCTGAACACCAGATTTTGATTATTGACGGCTCCGCTTTGAATTTATTGGCAAAAGTTAAGCCAATCACAGTCAAAACGCATCATCTCATATTGACACCGCATCAAAAAGAATGGGAAAGATTATCAGGAATCGCTATTTCGAACCAGACAATCGAAAACACCAAAGCAGCTCTGCAAGAATTTCCAGAAAAGACCGTCTTAGTGGCTAAAAGTCATCAGACTAAAATCATTCAAGGAAATCAAGTCGGCGAGCTAACTGTTGGCGGTCCTTACCAAGCGACAGGTGGTATGGGAGATACGCTTTGTGGCATGATTGCAGGCTCTGTTGCCCAGTTTAAAGATAATCTCTTTAACAGTGTTGCCACAGCAACGTACCTACATTCCTACATCGCTGACCAACTCAGCAACCAAGCCTATGTCGTTTTACCAACGACAATTAGCGCAGAACTCCCCCGTATCATGAAAGGACTCTCGGAGAGATAAATATAGAAAACACAATGTTAACATCTTGATTATCAAGAATAGCATTGTGTTTTTATTAAATACTACAAAAAAATTCAAAAATGTTACAAATATTACGTTTTTGTGTTTAATTTTACAGATATATACTTTATAATATTTTTCAGAATTGGCCGATTCTAATAATTAATGGTGATGATTTTAGCTATAAAATCAGCTGTCGTCACTGTTTTATGAGAAAGGGTTGTAAAATAACCGTAACATTACTCTGCTCAGTCTTGTTACTTGGAGCTTGTTCAAATGTAATTGGACAAGGTGGGGATGCTAATCAACATCCATATTACAGAAATTAAACATCTTAGGGAGAGAAATTATGAAAAAAAGTATGTTTGGTCGTGAGGAGCAACGTTTTGGTATCCGCAAATATAGTGTTGGGGTTGCTTCTGTTTTAATCGCAAGTGTGCTAGTTATGGGAGGAGGGCAAACTGTTTCTGCTGATGATGTGGTGTCAGCGGATACTATTTCAACGGAGCTAGTAACAGACGTTCAAGAAGAAAGTGAGAATCTATCTGCTATTAGTGAATCTAATGTTCAAGCAGATGTCACAACAGAAGATGAAAATACTGAAGCAGTCACTTCTGATGAAGCTGATGAACAAGCCGTTAGTCAAGTAGCAAATGAAAATCAGCCAGAAGAAACTGCTGATGTTGCGAAAGAAGAGCAAGTAGAAGGAAGTAATGCCACTGAGACATCTGAAGCACGTAAGGTTGAATCAAACGAAAATGAGATTATTAATATAAATGTAGCGCAAGCGAGCAAAAATGTTCAAACAAATCAGGCGTGTGTTTTTAAAGAATCAAAAATTCCTATAACAGCTAATAGCCTACCTAATCAAGGCTATTACACTTATACCAAACAGATGGAAGTCAAAAATACACCGGAAGCTACTGCACCAGTTGCTTTTTATGCCAATGCTGGCGACCGCATTTTTACGACCAAGTTTTGAGCGAAGATGGCTACCAATGGATTTCTTATAAATCTTGTTCAGGTCAACGTCGTTATGCTGCTATTCAGAAATTGACACCAACAGTTGTTCAAAAATTGTCTGGCTCTATTAATATTTAGAATGTTAGTAGCCAAGGTTTTGAAGTTCTTGTGACAAATGTTTCAGATCCTGAAGGTGTAAAAGCGGTAAAAGTTCCAGTCTGGACAGATAAAAATGACCAAGATGATATTATTTGGTATGACGGTGTGAAACAGACTAATGGCGACTACAAAGTTATTGTCAAAACTGCTGAACACAAAGGCGAGACTGGCAATTATAATGTGCAACTCTATTACCTTGAACAAAGTGGGAAAATACAAGGTATCGAGGGTAAAAAGGTTACTGTTCCATAGAAAACAACTGGTGTGCAAAATATTCCAGAACAAGTTTCTTATACCTTTAACGAAGTTGTCGAAGTGAAAAATGAATCTAAAATGTCAGCGCCAACTGAATTTACCTTTGAAAAAGGATTTAAACTTGGTTACTACGATAAGGTTTTAGAAGCTGACAATTACCAATGGATTTCTTATGTTAGTCATGGTGGATTGAGACGTTATGTATTGATTAATTAGAATTGTTAAGTTTAGAGATATTGCTACTACTTGGAAATGATTTTCTAGTGGGAGCATTATTTTAGGGAAGAGAGATGCAAAAGAAGTTTTCAAAAAGGATTACTGTTTTATTTTTAGCTTTGTGCTTTACCATTCTTAGCTATTGTCTTTATCGAAATATTAATAAAGCTATTCAGTCAAGGCAGCAAGAAGTACAGATTCAAGAGAAAAACGAAAAGAAAGTTTATCCTAATTTGGCAAATTAAAGCAATGTGAGTATTCTTGTTTCGATTAAGTAACAGAAGATGATTATTTATTCTGGAAATCAAGTAATATTTAAGACGACCGTTTCGACAGGTGCTAAAGATAGTCCAATGCCGACAGGAAAATTTGCTATTGAAGCTGAACGTGGTGATTTTTTCTACAATGAAGAATCTAGTGAGGGAGCTTATTACTGGGTGTCTTTTAAAGACCATGGAACGTATCTCTTTCACAGTGTGCCAACGGATTATAACGGAAATGAAATTAAAGAAGAAGCTGAAAAATTAGGAATACCTTATTCTCATCGTTGTGTCAGAATATCAAAAGAAGATGCCAAATGGTTTTACAAGAACATCTCTGAGGGAGTTACGGTTAGCATTCATTGATATTGGCAATATAAAATTTTCTAAAATTATAGATCAGCCTTTCAGGAGGTAGAATTAAAACTGACTGTTTTAATTCGGTAACAAGAATCGCTAGAAGATCAAGTTTCTGTAAAAGGACTGATTATTACTCGAGAAAAAACCATCCACTGGATCTAACTCGCTTTCTGATATTCGGGCTCGTGAAAAAACTATCCATTGGATAGTTTTTTTTAATCCAAAAATCCTAAAATAAGAAAGTGAAGAGTGGGCGTGATAACGCATTGTATCAATATTTTAGTTTTTTTGATATAATTATTTTGATATGCAAAAATTGTCTAATGTACGGAATTTTATGGAAAGGAGCCTACTATGTCGGATTATTTAAGTGTCTCGAGTTTGACTAAATACCTTAAATTAAAATTTGATCGTGATCCTTATTTGGAACGGGTTTATTTGACAGGTCAGGTCTCCAATTTTCGTCGTCGTCCAACGCATCAATATTTTTCATTGAAAGATGAAAATGCGGTGATTCAAGCGACGATGTGGGCAGGAATCTTTAAAAAACTTGGTTTTGAGCTGGAAGAAGGCATGAAAGTCAATGTTGTTGGTCGTGTCCAACTTTATGAACCAAGTGGTTCTTATTCGATTATTATTGAAAAAGCTGAGCCAGACGGAATTGGTGCTTTAGCGATTCAGTTTGAACAATTGAAGAAAAAATTAGCAGAATCTGGTTATTTTGATGAGCGACATAAGCGTCAATTACCACAATTTGTTAAGAAAATTGGTGTTGTTACAAGTCCAAGCGGAGCAGTCATTCGTGATATTATCACGACCGTTTCACGACGCTTTCCAGGGGTTGAAATCCTCCTTTTTCCAACAAAAGTTCAAGGTGAAGGTGCTAGTCAGGAAGTGGCTGCAAATATTGCCAAAGCCAATGAGCGAGATGACCTTGACCTTTTGATTATCGGTCGTGGTGGAGGTTCGATTGAGGATCTCTGGGCGTTCAATGAGGAAATCGTTGTTCAAGCTATTTTTGAATCACGTTTGCCAGTTATTTCAAGTGTCGGACATGAAACTGATACGACTTTGGCGGATTATGTGGCTGACCGTAGAGCGGCAACGCCAACAGCAGCCGCTGAATTAGCAACGCCAGTAACGAAAGCTGATATTATTTCTTGGATTGCGGAGCGCCAAAATAGGGCTTATCAAGCTAGTCTGCGCGTGATTAAACAAAAACAAGAACGTTTGGATAAACTCGCAAAATCCGTTATTTTTAGACAACCTGAGCGATTATACGACGGATATGTTCAAAAATTGGACCGCTTGACGACTCAGTTGACGAACACTATGCAAACTCAATTTAATCAGGCTAGTCAACGGCAACAACTGCTAAATCAACGTCTTTTGGCTGTTGACTTAGGAAGTGATATTCGACATTATCAAGAGCGCTTAGAAGCTTTTCAACGCCTTTTAATATCTAGCATGACAAGTCAATATGATAGTAAGTTAGCACGATTTGAAAAGGCACAAGATGCTTTGCTGTCTTTGGATACTAGTCGAATTATTGCCAGAGGCTATGCTATGGTACAAAAAAGCGAAGAAATTATCTCAAGCGTGACAGATGTTACAGTAGGTGACCAATTGACTGTTCGACTAAAAGACGGTCAGCTTGAAGTGGAGGTAAAAGATGCCAAATAAAAAAACATTTGAAGAAAATTTACAAGATTTAGAAGCTATTGTTACCAAACTTGAAAATGGTGATGTCGCTTTGGAAGATGCTATCGCAGAATTTCAAAAAGGCATGGTGTTA
This sequence is a window from Streptococcus macedonicus ACA-DC 198. Protein-coding genes within it:
- the folD gene encoding Methylenetetrahydrofolate dehydrogenase (NADP+)/Methenyltetrahydrofolate cyclohydrolase yields the protein MATIIDGKALAVKKQTELVEKVEKLKAETGVVPGLVVILVGDNPASQVYVRNKERSAKKAGFLSETVRLSELISEEELIQVIEQYNEDDRFHGILVQLPLPAHINDKRVILAIDPKKDVDGFHPINTGHLWHGRPVMIPCTPAGIMELLREYDIDLEGKTAVIIGRSNIVGKPMAQLLLDKNATVTLAHSRTRHLARVTKQADVLIVAIGQGHFVTKEFVKEGAVVIDVGMNRDDNGKLIGDVKFDEVEPLASFITPVPGGVGPMTITMLMEQTYQSALRSVKT
- the yjeF gene encoding YjeF protein, C-terminal domain, translated to MIIDELLARQVITKRQPHSHKGTYGRVLLIGGFYPYGGAIIMSALATVKSGAGLVTVATERDNIAALHSHLPEAMAFDCDDKELFYENLTKADVVLIGPGLGKNSKAEAVFQMVLEHISEHQILIIDGSALNLLAKVKPITVKTHHLILTPHQKEWERLSGIAISNQTIENTKAALQEFPEKTVLVAKSHQTKIIQGNQVGELTVGGPYQATGGMGDTLCGMIAGSVAQFKDNLFNSVATATYLHSYIADQLSNQAYVVLPTTISAELPRIMKGLSER
- a CDS encoding Cell wall protein precursor, similar to choline binding protein → MKKSMFGREEQRFGIRKYSVGVASVLIASVLVMGGGQTVSADDVVSADTISTELVTDVQEESENLSAISESNVQADVTTEDENTEAVTSDEADEQAVSQVANENQPEETADVAKEEQVEGSNATETSEARKVESNENEIININVAQASKNVQTNQACVFKESKIPITANSLPNQGYYTYTKQMEVKNTPEATAPVAFYANAGDRIFTTKF
- a CDS encoding Group B streptococcus secreted protein, yielding MTNVSDPEGVKAVKVPVWTDKNDQDDIIWYDGVKQTNGDYKVIVKTAEHKGETGNYNVQLYYLEQSGKIQGIEGKKVTVP
- a CDS encoding putative 40K cell wall protein precursor, whose protein sequence is MQNIPEQVSYTFNEVVEVKNESKMSAPTEFTFEKGFKLGYYDKVLEADNYQWISYVSHGGLRRYVLIN
- the xseA gene encoding Exodeoxyribonuclease VII large subunit, producing the protein MSDYLSVSSLTKYLKLKFDRDPYLERVYLTGQVSNFRRRPTHQYFSLKDENAVIQATMWAGIFKKLGFELEEGMKVNVVGRVQLYEPSGSYSIIIEKAEPDGIGALAIQFEQLKKKLAESGYFDERHKRQLPQFVKKIGVVTSPSGAVIRDIITTVSRRFPGVEILLFPTKVQGEGASQEVAANIAKANERDDLDLLIIGRGGGSIEDLWAFNEEIVVQAIFESRLPVISSVGHETDTTLADYVADRRAATPTAAAELATPVTKADIISWIAERQNRAYQASLRVIKQKQERLDKLAKSVIFRQPERLYDGYVQKLDRLTTQLTNTMQTQFNQASQRQQLLNQRLLAVDLGSDIRHYQERLEAFQRLLISSMTSQYDSKLARFEKAQDALLSLDTSRIIARGYAMVQKSEEIISSVTDVTVGDQLTVRLKDGQLEVEVKDAK
- the xseB gene encoding Exodeoxyribonuclease VII small subunit, with translation MPNKKTFEENLQDLEAIVTKLENGDVALEDAIAEFQKGMVLSKELQKTLESAEKTLVKVMQADGTETEMDA